CGCACCGGGTAGGCCGGTGCCTTCATGCGTTCGCGGTATTTCGGATCGGCATGGTTGGGCGTTTCCATCACGCCGCCCTTCACGTCGAATTTCCAGCCGTGGTAGAGGCAGCGCAGGCCGCCTTCCTCGACACGGCCGAGTGCCAGCGACGCGCCGCGGTGCATGCAGAGTTCGTCGAGCATGCCGACCGCGCCCGCGCTGTCGCGGAACACCACATAGTCTTCGCCGAGCAGGCGCACACGCAGCGGCGGTGCATCGGGCTCGGGCAGTTGCGCCGAGGTGCACACCGGGTGCCAGTAGCGGCGCATCAGCACGCCCATGGGCGTGCCCGGGCCGACGCGGCAGATGGTTTCATTGTCTTTGTGGTTCAACATGGATCACTCCTGATTCGGTTCGAGAGGCCGCGCGCGGCTCAGTGGGGCCGGCCGGCCGGGGATGCGGCGTTGGCCGCCTTCAAGATGCGGTGTTGCGGCACGAGGCCGCGCCAGTCTTCGCTCTGGCCGATCTCGGCCGAGGTGCCCACCACCTGGCTGATGTCGGCGCGCAGCGAAGGCGGCTCCTGTCCGTCGCGCGCAGCCCGGGCGCAGGCCAGCAGCACGCGGTAGAGGCGGCTGATCGCGATGTCGGCGGTGGACAGCATTTCCTGCGAACGGTCCCGGATGCCACCGCCCGACACGCTGCAGGCGGCGTCCTCCTGCGTGAAGCTGGCCAGACCGGTGAAGTGGCCCGCGCGCTGCAGCGCACGGTCCTGGTGGTAGCCGTTCTTCCAGCCCATGGCGGTGGGGCCGTCGCAGGTGGCGGCGGTCATGCCGTGGCGCGTGAGCGTCTCGTCGTCCAGGCCCACGAAAGACAGTTGCTGCGAACGCAGCGGCTCCTGGCCGATCGGCTTCTCGGCGTTCCACCACACGTGGAAGAAGTTGCAACGCTCGTCGTTCACGGGCACCACGGCGAACCACAGGTCGCCGTTGGGGTTGGCGACGAAGCAGGGCGCAACGAAGGAGGCCACGCGCGCCATGCGCCGGCCCTCGCCCGCGCCGCGCATGGCGACGTAGTGGAAGCCGAAGTCGGTCTCATCGGCCTCGATCTGCGGCGAGGCGTCGAACTGCATGTGCGTGGTCTTCTTGGCGAAGTCCAGGTCGACGCCTGCGGTCTTGGCCAGCCCAGAGGCGTGCAGCACGGTGAGGTGCGAGGAGTCGACCAGGCCTTCGACCACCTGCACGAAGTTGCAGTTGACCACCGCGTAGGCGTTGATGCGGTGGTCCTGGTCCACATCCATGAAGGGCAGGTGCGGAAAGTCTGGCGCCTGGTCGCGCGGACCGAGGTAGGTCCACAGGAAGCCGCCGGCCTCGCGCACCGGGTAAGTGCGGCCCTTGATGCGCTCCTTGAATTTGGGATCGGCCACGTTGGGCGTTTCCAGCACCTGGCCGTCGACGGCGAACTTCCAGCCGTGGTAGATGCAGCGCAGGCCATCGCCCTCGGCGCGCGCGAGCTGCATGGAGGCGCCACGGTGCAGGCAGAACTCGGCGAAGAGACCGGGGCGTCCGTCCTGGTCGCGCCAGACCACGAAGCGCTCGCCCAGCAGCTCGATCGTCTTCGGATCGCCGCCCGCTTCGGGCACCTCGTTCAATTGCAGGGCTGGCAGCCAGAAGCGGCGCATGGCCTCGCCCTGCGGCGTGCCCGCACCGGTGCGGCACATCAGATCGTTGTCTTGTTGGCTCAGCATGGGGTTTCCTTTCGTGGGTCGGGGGTTGTTCTCAAAGGTCGAGCACGAGGCGCGGTGTGCAGGAGCGCGAGCAGCAAGGCATGAAGAATTCGCGCTTCTCGTCGTCGGTGAGGTAGAGGTCGCGGTGGTCGGGCTCGCCTTCGAGCACGCGCGTCTGGCAGGTGCCGCACACGCCCGCTTCGCAAGAAAGCGAGAGCGGCACGCCCGCGTCCAGCAGGGCCTGCGCGGCCGACTGGTCGGCCTTCACGGGGATGCAGCGGCCGCTGTGTTTCAGCTCGATCTCGAACGGGCCATCGGCCGAGTGGTCGATCGGGGCGGCGGCGAAGTACTCGCGGTGCAGTTGGGCCTCGTCCCAGCCGAGTTCGCGCGCGCTGGCGAGCACGTGGTCCATGAAGCCGGTGGGGCCGCACACGTACAGGTGGCGGTCGCTCGCGGGCGCACCGATGGCGGCGCGGGCGTCCAACCGCTGCTCGGGCGCGCCGTCGTCGGCGTGCACCTGCACACGGTCGGCGAACACGGCGCCGCGCAAGCGGTCCAGGAAGGCCATGCGCGCTGGCGTGCGGCCGCAGTAGTGCAACTCGAACGAGCGGCCTTCGCGCGTCAGCTGCTCGGCCATGCACAGGATGGGCGTGATGCCGATGCCACCCGCGAACAGCACGGCGTGCGCCGGCCCGCTGTGCAGAGCGAAGTGGTTGCGCGGCCGCGAGACCGACAGCACGTCGCCTTCCTTCACGGTGTCGATCAGCTTCGCCGAGCCCCCGCGCGACTGTGGGTCGCGCAGCACGCCAATGCGGTAGCGCGGCGCGGCATCGGGCCGTGCGTCGGGCAACTGGAACAAGGAGTATTGGCGCACCGGGCCGCCGGGGACGTGCACGTCGATGTGCGCGCCCGCTTCGAAGCCCGGCAGCTCCACGCCATCCAGCGGCGCGAATTCGTAGGCAGCGATGTCCTCGGCCACCAGTTGCCGGGCCGCGACACGCACCTGCAAGAGCGTTTCCATCAGCATCTCATCTTCTCTAATCGTCTTCCATGGAAGATCATAGGGTAAAAAAAAGTCCGGCGGTCACGCCAGGGCGGACACCGCACGCTTGGAAATCGACACCGGCGCACCGCCCAGGCGGCGCTGCTGCAGCCAGCGCGCCAGGCCCAGGTCCATCACCTGGGCGTGCCGGGGAAACCAGTCGGCCAGGGCGAGCGCGAACGCGCGCACCACGTCGTGGCGTCCCTCGGCCAGCACGGCGCGCACCTCGTCGAGCGACTTGAGCACCGCCGCGTGCTCGTCGACGTGGCAACCGGCGGAACCGTAGGCGCTCTCGCGCATGGCCTGGTCTTCTTCCTGGAAGTGGCGGCGCGCATGGTCTTCGAAGGCATTCAGCGCCGCGTGTTGTTGAGCATCGCTGGCGCGCAGCAGCGCGTCCAGGCAATCGACGAATTCGTGGTGTGTGTCGTCCATGCTGGCGTGGTGGACGCTGAAAGCCTCGTCCCAGGCGAAGCCGTGTGCCAGGCTCGCGTTCATGCCGCGCCCTCGCTTTCCGTTTCTTGCCGGCGCGCGATCAGGTCGCGCCAGTCTTCGCTGGCCAGCACGCCGTGCGTGCCCTGCACTTGCGACCAGTCCACGCCCCGCCCGATGCCCAGCGGCGCGCGCCCTTGCTCGACCGCATCGGCGCAGGCCAGCAAGGTGCGGTACAGCCGCGTGACGCCGACGTCGGCGATGGACAACATCTCGTGCTGGCGGTCGCGCAACGCGCCGGCCGAAACCGAAGCGGCCACGTCTTCCTCGATCAAGCCGGGCAGGCCGCTCCAGCTCGTGCCCTGGCGCATGGCGGCGCGGTCCTGGTGGAAGTGGTTGCGCGGGTTGGGCCGGTCGGCGCGGCCCAGCGTCTCGTCGGTCAGGCCGAAGGCGTCGAGCACGGCCGGGGTGAGGCCGATGAATTCGAGGTGTTGGCTGCGCAGCGGTTCGCGGTTGAGCGCTTGCGTCTCGCTCCAGAAGATGTGGATGAAGGCGGTGCGCTCGTCGTCCATCGGCACGACGAAGGTGGCGATATCTCCATTCGGGTTGAGCACGCAGCACGGTGCGACAAAGGCGGCGATGCGCGCCTCGGTGCGCGCGCCTTGTTCGTCCTCGATCTCGCGCAAGGCCGCGTAGTAGAAGCCGAAGTCGGTGTCCTGCACGTCCAGGCGCGGCGCAAGGTTGCGCTGCATGGAGTTGACCTTCTGCGCAAAGCCCAGGTCCACGTCGCCCGACTGCTGCAGGCCGTTCATGTGCAACAGGCCCAGATGCGACGAATCGACCAGGCCCTCGATCACCTGCACGAAGTTGCATTCCTCCACGTGGCGCGTGATCAGGCGCTGCGCGTCGGGCAGATCCATCCACGGCCAGTGCGGGAATTGAGGTTCTTGCGCGCGCGGGCCAAGGTAGGTCCAGAGCAAGCCCCCGGCTTCACGCACGGGAAAGGTGCGGCCCTGGATGCGTTCCTTGAACTTCGGGTCGGCCACGTTGGGTGTGTCGAGCACCGTGCCATCGACAGCGAATTTCCAGCCGTGGTAGATGCAGCGCAGGCCATCGCCCTCGGCGCGCGCGAGGCGCATGGAGGCGCCCCGGTGCAGGCAGTGCTGGTGGTACAAGCCGGCGCGGCCGCTGTCGTCGCGCCAGGCCACGAAACGCTCGCCGAGCAGTTCGACGCCTCGCGGATCGTCGCCCACGGCGAGCTCGGCCGCGGCCATGAAGGGCAGCCAGTAGCGGCGCATGGCAAGGCCCATCGCGTCGTCGGGGCCGACGCGGCACAGGCGCTGGTTGCTGTCGTGGTTCAGCATCTTTTTCCGCCTTCTTCAGTGGTAGACCGAGCCGCCATCCACCGCCAGGATCTGGCCCGAGACGAAGGCGGCGTCGGCGCTGGCGAGAAAGGCCACCGCACCCACGATGTCGGCCGGCCAGCCGTCGCGCGGCACGGAGCGGGTCTGGATCGCGGCCTCGCGGTAGGTGGCGAGGAAATCCTGGTTGGCGAGGTTGCCTTCGCTCAGCGTGTAACCGGGCGAGACCGCGTTGACGGTGATGAAGTCCTTGCCGAGTTCGCGCGCGAGCGCGCGCGTCATCGTCATCAGCGCGCCTTTGCTCGCTACGTAGTCGAGCATGAAGGGCGCGCCCTTGAACGCGGTGCCCGAGGTGATGTTGACGATACGGCCATGCTGCTGCTGGCGCATGTGGGGTGCGACGGCGCGCGTGCACAGGAACGGCCCCATGGCGTTGACGTTCTGCATGCGCTGCCATTCGGTGGCGGTGATCTGCTCGAACGGGCGCAGTTCGATGGTGGCGGCAATCGCCGCGTTGTTGACCAGGATGTCGACGCGGCCAAAGGCCTGCACGGTCTGTTCGACCATGGCGACCACCGAGGCTTCGTTGGCCACGTCGGTCCGCACGGCCAGGGCGCGCGCGCCGCTGGCGCGGATGGTCTCGGCCACCGGCTGGGCATCGTTCACATCGGCCAGCACCACGGCCGCGCCCTCGGACGCGAGGCGTTCTGCGATGGCGCGGCCGATGCCGGTCTGCGCGCCGGTGACGATGGCCACTTGTTGATCGAATCTCATGCCGTGTGCTTTCTCTTCAATGTCCCAGGCCCATCAGGGCGGCCAGTTGGTTTTCGTCGCGCGCGAGGTCGGCCGATGCGCCTTCGAACACGCAACGCCCCCGGTCCATCACGATGCACCGGTCCGACAGGTCCAGCGCGATGTCCACGCGCTGCTCTACCAACAGCAGCGCGATCGAGCCCGACTGCACGATGCGCCGGATGCTGTGCACCAGGTGCTCGACGATGATGGGCGCCAGGCCCTCGAAGGGTTCGTCCATCAACAGCGCGCGCGGGTTGCCCAGCAGCGCGCGCGCCACCGCCAGCATCTGCTGCTCGCCGCCGGAGAGCTGGTTGCCGTGGCTGGCCAGGCGCTCGCCCAGGCGCGGGAACAGCTCGATCACGCGCGGCACGGTCCAATGCCCCGGTCGCGCCGCGATCTGCAGGTGCTCGGCAACGGTGAGGCTGGGAAACACCTCGCGCCCCTGCGGCACGTAGCACAGGCCGCTCTTGGCGCGCTGGTGCACGGGCAGCGTGGTGATGTCGTTGCCGCCGAGCGAGATGCCGCCGCCACGGCGCTGCGCGCGGCCCACGAGCAGTTCGAGCAGCGTGCTCTTGCCCACACCGTTGCGCCCGACGATGGCCACGGTCTCGCCGCTGGCCACGCGCAGGCTCACGTCTTCGTTCACCAAGGTCGGACCCCAGCCGCCGCTGAGTTTGCGGGTTTCAAGCATGGGCCACCGCCTTGTCGAAACGTTGCTTGCCACTGCTGCCGAGGTAGACCGCCTGCACCTCGGGGTGTGACATGACGTCGGCCGGCTTGCCCGACAGGAGCAAGGCGCCGTTCACCAGCACCGACACATCGGTGGCGAAGCGGCGCACCATCTCCATGTCGTGCTCGATCATGAGCACGGCGATCTCTCGCGGCAGCGAATCGATGGCGCCGTGCAGCAGGTCCAGCTCGTTGCTGGGGATGCCCGCAGCCGGCTCGTCCAGCAGCAGCACGCGCGGCGTGAGCGCGAGCGCCAATGCGATTTCCACCAGGCGCTGTCGGCCATAGGCAATCTCGCTCACCTTGTGGTGGCGGTCGGCCTGCAGCTTGAGCTGCTCCACCAGTTGCTCCGTGCGCTCGAGCAGGTCGCGCTGGCGGCCGGCGGCACGCCAGATCGAGAAGCCTCGCCCGGCCGCCTGCGCGACCGCGATGTAGATGTTCTCGAACACGGTGAGTTGCGCGAACAGGCTGGAGATCTGGAAGGTGCGCACCAGGCCCTTGCGCGTGCGAGCGGCCGCCGAGACGGCCGTGACGTCCTCGCCGAACAGATGCAGGCGGCCCTGGTCGGGCCGCAGCACGCCGGTGAGCAGGTTCACCAGTGTGGTCTTGCCCGCGCCGTTGGGGCCGATGAGCGCGGTGCGCGCGCCCACGGGCAGCGAGAGGCTCACGTCCTGCGTCACGTGCAACGCACCGAAGCGTTTGCACAGGCCGCTGGCTTCGAGCGCGAAGGGAGCGAGTGCCAGGCCCATCACGTCCCCCTGCGCACGCGGCGCATCAGCGTTTGCAGCGAGCCCAGCACACCGCCGCGTCCGAACAACACCACCACGATCAGCAACAGGCCGATGATCAGCATCCAGTAGAAGGGGTTCCATTGCGAGGAGAAGTGTTTGAGCAGCATGTAGACCGGTGCGCCGACCAGCGCGCCGTGCAGGCCGCCGATGCCGCCGAGCACCAGCATCACGAGCACGTCGATCGAGGTGTCGACCGCGAGCACCCCCAGGCCGACGAAGGCGTTGGCCTGCGTGAACAGCGCGCCCGCCACGCCGGCCATGGCCGCGCTGATGACGTAGGCCAGCGTGAGGTGCGGCAGCACGCGGTTGCCGATGAGCCGCATGCGCGCCGGGTTCTCGCGCACGCCTTGCAGCATCACCCCAAACGGCGAGGACACGATGCGCTTGAGCAGCACGAACACCCCGCACAGCCAGGCCAGCGCATAGAGGTAGGCGGTGGCGCCGCCCAGCCCCCATTCGAAGACGCCCAGGATGGGCGAGAACTGGATGCCGGGCAGGCCGTCGTCCCCGCCGGTGAGCGGGGTGGCCTTGTGCGCGGCTTCGAAGACCAGCACGCCCAGCGCCAGGGTCACCATCATCAGCGGCAGGCCGGTGAGGCGCAGCAGGAAGGGGCCGATCAGCGCGGCCAGCGCCGCTGCCGCGATGGCCGCGACGATCACCACGCTCACCGGCTCGGTCCAGCCCGCCAGCGAGAGCCAGCCGGCGGTGTACGCACCCAGGCCGAAGAACACCGCATGGCCCAGCGAGAGCACGCCGGAGAAGCCCAGCAGCAAGTCGTAGGACAACACCAGCAACACCATGATGAGCACGGTGGTGCCCAGCGCGAGGTACTGCGGGAAGACGAAATAGCAGGCCAGCGCGGCCAGCAGCCAGAGCAGCTCGCCCAGGCGCCAGCGGTGGCGGCTGAGGATGGAATCGCGGGGAAGCGGGGTCATGTCGGCTCCACCTTCTCAAGCCGTCTGGCGGCGCACGAGCAGGCCGTTGGGGCGCCACACCATCAGGGCGATGAGCAGCAGGTAGATGAAGAAAGCGCCGAATTGCGGGAACAGGTAGCGCCCGGCGGTCTCGACCAGGCCCACGAGAATGGCCACAGCCACCGAGGCGGTGACCTGGCCGTGGCCCGCGAGCGCGACGATGACCAGCATCAGCACCAGGTATTTCATGGGCCACATGGGCTCCATGGGCAGCATCGGCGCGGCGAGGATGCCGCCCAGTGCCGCCAGGCCGCAGCCCAGCGCGAAGGTGGCGGAGAACAGCAGCGGCACATTCATGCCCATGGCCTGCGCCATGCCCCGGTTGTCTACGGCGGCGCGCAAACGCGCGCCGGTGCTGGTGCGCTCGAACACCCACCACAACGCGCCGATGATCAGGATGCAGATGGCCGAGGCCACCACGCGGTAGAGCTCGAACTCGCGGATGCCCAGGTCGACGTTGCCCTTGAGGTAGGCGGGCAACTCCATGCGCACGATGTTGGGACCGAACAGCATGGTCAGGATGGCGATCACCACGAAGTTGAAGCCGATGGTCACGAGCACCTGGTCCAGGTGGCTGCGCTTGTAAAGGCGCACATACAGCAGCCGCTCGGCCAGCACGCCGAACGCCGCCACCGCCAGCACCGCCGCCGGCACGGCCACCGCATACGGCCAGCCCTGCTGCTGCATCAGGCTGATGGCGAGGTAGCCCCCGATGGCGGCGAAGGCGCCGTGGCCGAGGTTGATCACGTGCATGAGGCCCATGGTGATGACCAGGCCGAGCGCGATCAGGCACAGGACCAGGCCGTACGACAGGCCATACAGAAGAATGAAGGCGAGGGTGGACACAGCGGGCGCTCCCGACGGGGAGAGGTGGTGGAAGGCGTCAGTTGCTCAGCGGCGTGGGCTTGACCTGTTCCCAGGTGGTCACCACACGGTTGCTCTTCGTGCCATCGGCGGCCTTGATCACTTCGCGCAGGTAGAAGTTCTGGATCGGCTCGCGCGTCACGGGGTCGATGGTGATCGGACCGCGCGGGCTCTTCCAGCTGTAGTTGGGCATGGACTTCATGGCGGCTTCACCGCTGAAGGGCTTGCCCTTCTGGTCGTTCAGCATCTTGTAGGCCAGGTGCATGGCGTCGAACGCGCCGATG
The sequence above is a segment of the Hydrogenophaga sp. BPS33 genome. Coding sequences within it:
- a CDS encoding Rieske 2Fe-2S domain-containing protein; its protein translation is MLSQQDNDLMCRTGAGTPQGEAMRRFWLPALQLNEVPEAGGDPKTIELLGERFVVWRDQDGRPGLFAEFCLHRGASMQLARAEGDGLRCIYHGWKFAVDGQVLETPNVADPKFKERIKGRTYPVREAGGFLWTYLGPRDQAPDFPHLPFMDVDQDHRINAYAVVNCNFVQVVEGLVDSSHLTVLHASGLAKTAGVDLDFAKKTTHMQFDASPQIEADETDFGFHYVAMRGAGEGRRMARVASFVAPCFVANPNGDLWFAVVPVNDERCNFFHVWWNAEKPIGQEPLRSQQLSFVGLDDETLTRHGMTAATCDGPTAMGWKNGYHQDRALQRAGHFTGLASFTQEDAACSVSGGGIRDRSQEMLSTADIAISRLYRVLLACARAARDGQEPPSLRADISQVVGTSAEIGQSEDWRGLVPQHRILKAANAASPAGRPH
- a CDS encoding branched-chain amino acid ABC transporter permease; this translates as MTPLPRDSILSRHRWRLGELLWLLAALACYFVFPQYLALGTTVLIMVLLVLSYDLLLGFSGVLSLGHAVFFGLGAYTAGWLSLAGWTEPVSVVIVAAIAAAALAALIGPFLLRLTGLPLMMVTLALGVLVFEAAHKATPLTGGDDGLPGIQFSPILGVFEWGLGGATAYLYALAWLCGVFVLLKRIVSSPFGVMLQGVRENPARMRLIGNRVLPHLTLAYVISAAMAGVAGALFTQANAFVGLGVLAVDTSIDVLVMLVLGGIGGLHGALVGAPVYMLLKHFSSQWNPFYWMLIIGLLLIVVVLFGRGGVLGSLQTLMRRVRRGT
- a CDS encoding PDR/VanB family oxidoreductase, yielding MLMETLLQVRVAARQLVAEDIAAYEFAPLDGVELPGFEAGAHIDVHVPGGPVRQYSLFQLPDARPDAAPRYRIGVLRDPQSRGGSAKLIDTVKEGDVLSVSRPRNHFALHSGPAHAVLFAGGIGITPILCMAEQLTREGRSFELHYCGRTPARMAFLDRLRGAVFADRVQVHADDGAPEQRLDARAAIGAPASDRHLYVCGPTGFMDHVLASARELGWDEAQLHREYFAAAPIDHSADGPFEIELKHSGRCIPVKADQSAAQALLDAGVPLSLSCEAGVCGTCQTRVLEGEPDHRDLYLTDDEKREFFMPCCSRSCTPRLVLDL
- a CDS encoding ABC transporter ATP-binding protein, with product MGLALAPFALEASGLCKRFGALHVTQDVSLSLPVGARTALIGPNGAGKTTLVNLLTGVLRPDQGRLHLFGEDVTAVSAAARTRKGLVRTFQISSLFAQLTVFENIYIAVAQAAGRGFSIWRAAGRQRDLLERTEQLVEQLKLQADRHHKVSEIAYGRQRLVEIALALALTPRVLLLDEPAAGIPSNELDLLHGAIDSLPREIAVLMIEHDMEMVRRFATDVSVLVNGALLLSGKPADVMSHPEVQAVYLGSSGKQRFDKAVAHA
- a CDS encoding ABC transporter ATP-binding protein codes for the protein MLETRKLSGGWGPTLVNEDVSLRVASGETVAIVGRNGVGKSTLLELLVGRAQRRGGGISLGGNDITTLPVHQRAKSGLCYVPQGREVFPSLTVAEHLQIAARPGHWTVPRVIELFPRLGERLASHGNQLSGGEQQMLAVARALLGNPRALLMDEPFEGLAPIIVEHLVHSIRRIVQSGSIALLLVEQRVDIALDLSDRCIVMDRGRCVFEGASADLARDENQLAALMGLGH
- a CDS encoding Rieske 2Fe-2S domain-containing protein, with protein sequence MLNHDSNQRLCRVGPDDAMGLAMRRYWLPFMAAAELAVGDDPRGVELLGERFVAWRDDSGRAGLYHQHCLHRGASMRLARAEGDGLRCIYHGWKFAVDGTVLDTPNVADPKFKERIQGRTFPVREAGGLLWTYLGPRAQEPQFPHWPWMDLPDAQRLITRHVEECNFVQVIEGLVDSSHLGLLHMNGLQQSGDVDLGFAQKVNSMQRNLAPRLDVQDTDFGFYYAALREIEDEQGARTEARIAAFVAPCCVLNPNGDIATFVVPMDDERTAFIHIFWSETQALNREPLRSQHLEFIGLTPAVLDAFGLTDETLGRADRPNPRNHFHQDRAAMRQGTSWSGLPGLIEEDVAASVSAGALRDRQHEMLSIADVGVTRLYRTLLACADAVEQGRAPLGIGRGVDWSQVQGTHGVLASEDWRDLIARRQETESEGAA
- a CDS encoding branched-chain amino acid ABC transporter permease — translated: MSTLAFILLYGLSYGLVLCLIALGLVITMGLMHVINLGHGAFAAIGGYLAISLMQQQGWPYAVAVPAAVLAVAAFGVLAERLLYVRLYKRSHLDQVLVTIGFNFVVIAILTMLFGPNIVRMELPAYLKGNVDLGIREFELYRVVASAICILIIGALWWVFERTSTGARLRAAVDNRGMAQAMGMNVPLLFSATFALGCGLAALGGILAAPMLPMEPMWPMKYLVLMLVIVALAGHGQVTASVAVAILVGLVETAGRYLFPQFGAFFIYLLLIALMVWRPNGLLVRRQTA
- a CDS encoding bacteriohemerythrin, whose protein sequence is MNASLAHGFAWDEAFSVHHASMDDTHHEFVDCLDALLRASDAQQHAALNAFEDHARRHFQEEDQAMRESAYGSAGCHVDEHAAVLKSLDEVRAVLAEGRHDVVRAFALALADWFPRHAQVMDLGLARWLQQRRLGGAPVSISKRAVSALA
- a CDS encoding SDR family NAD(P)-dependent oxidoreductase — encoded protein: MRFDQQVAIVTGAQTGIGRAIAERLASEGAAVVLADVNDAQPVAETIRASGARALAVRTDVANEASVVAMVEQTVQAFGRVDILVNNAAIAATIELRPFEQITATEWQRMQNVNAMGPFLCTRAVAPHMRQQQHGRIVNITSGTAFKGAPFMLDYVASKGALMTMTRALARELGKDFITVNAVSPGYTLSEGNLANQDFLATYREAAIQTRSVPRDGWPADIVGAVAFLASADAAFVSGQILAVDGGSVYH